A genomic region of Miscanthus floridulus cultivar M001 chromosome 3, ASM1932011v1, whole genome shotgun sequence contains the following coding sequences:
- the LOC136543589 gene encoding uncharacterized protein: protein MAAFMRLHPSTFDSAKDDPLPADDWLCTIIKKLNAVRATDEEKVILATHQLVGAIGEWWENYQDAANEPEAITWQKFMEKFCEYHIPEGIMEIKAEEFCSLRQGPMTVNQYIRKFMKLARYAPEYVNSDKK from the coding sequence ATGGCCGCATTCATGAGACTTCACCCATCGACATTTGATAGTGCAAAAGATGACCCATTGCCAGCTGATGATTGGTTGTGTACCATCATCAAGAAATTGAATGCAGTAAGAGCCACCGACGAAGAGAAAGTTATTCTAGCCACTCACCAACTGGTAGGAGCCATCGGTGAATGGTGGGAGAACTACCAAGATGCAGCTAATGAGCCAGAAGCTATCACTTGGCAAAAATTCATGGAAAAGTTCTGTGAATACCACATTCCAGAAGGGATCATGGAGATAAAGGCAGAAGAATTTTGTTCACTAAGACAAGGTCCAATGACAGTCAATCAGTACATCAGGAAGTTTATGAAGCTAGCGCGATACGCACCAGAATATGTCAACTCTGACAAGAAGTAG